The proteins below are encoded in one region of Lactuca sativa cultivar Salinas chromosome 3, Lsat_Salinas_v11, whole genome shotgun sequence:
- the LOC111917269 gene encoding KIN17-like protein: MGKNDFLTPKAIANRIKAKGLQKLRWYCQMCQKQCRDENGFKCHCMSEGHQRQMEVFGQNPNRIVGGYTNEFESMFLEHMKRSHRFSRIAATVVYNEYIADRHHVHMNSTQWATLTEFVKHLGKTGKCKVEETPKGWFITYIDRDSETLLKEKLKNKRMKADIVDEEKQEREIKRQIERAEQLMGSDKVLENEDAKLLLRSDNGGEKKIKLSIGSSMKNVKGEGSSRFVFDEVENVEKVEKDKKQKTGGGSALDELIREEEKAKERSNRKDYWLCEGIIVKVMSKDLAEKGYYKQKGVIRKVIDKYVGEIEMLESKHKLRVDQEELETVIPQIGGIVRIVNGAYRGSNARLLSVNTEMFCAKVQIEKGVYDGRVIQAIEYEDICKVIQ, from the coding sequence ATGGGTAAAAACGATTTTCTGACACCAAAAGCAATCGCCAACCGAATCAAAGCAAAAGGGCTCCAAAAGCTTCGATGGTATTGTCAGATGTGTCAAAAACAATGTCGAGATGAGAACGGATTCAAGTGCCATTGCATGAGCGAAGGCCACCAACGTCAAATGGAAGTTTTTGGTCAAAACCCTAATCGGATAGTTGGTGGTTACACCAATGAATTTGAATCCATGTTCCTTGAGCATATGAAACGTAGCCATAGGTTTAGTCGAATTGCAGCCACTGTGGTCTACAACGAGTACATTGCAGACAGACATCATGTTCACATGAATTCAACTCAATGGGCTACTTTGACCGAGTTTGTAAAGCATTTGGGAAAAACAGGAAAGTGTAAGGTCGAAGAGACACCAAAAGGTTGGTTTATCACATACATAGATAGAGACTCCGAGACACTTTTGAAAGAAAAGTTGAAAAACAAGAGAATGAAAGCCGATATTGTGgatgaagagaagcaagagaggGAGATCAAAAGGCAAATTGAGCGAGCCGAACAATTAATGGGGAGTGACAAAGTCTTAGAAAATGAAGATGCGAAGTTGTTGTTGAGGTCTGATAATGGTGGTGAGAAGAAGATTAAGCTGAGTATTGGTTCTTCAATGAAAAATGTTAAAGGGGAGGGAAGCTCGAGATTTGTTTTTGATGAGGTGGAAAACGTGGAGAAAGTTGAGAAAGACAAGAAACAAAAGACAGGTGGGGGGTCGGCGTTGGATGAGTTGATAAGAGAAGAAGAGAAGGCGAAAGAGAGGAGTAACAGGAAAGATTATTGGTTGTGTGAGGGTATTATTGTAAAAGTGATGAGTAAAGATTTGGCTGAGAAAGGTTATTATAAGCAAAAGGGTGTGATTCGTAAGGTGATTGATAAGTATGTTGGTGAAATTGAGATGCTTGAGAGTAAACATAAGTTGAGGGTGGATCAAGAAGAGCTTGAGACAGTTATTCCTCAAATTGGTGGGATTGTGAGGATTGTTAATGGTGCTTATCGAGGTTCAAATGCAAGATTGTTGTCTGTTAACACTGAGATGTTTTGTGCAAAGGTGCAGATTGAGAAGGGTGTGTATGATGGAAGGGTTATTCAGGCAATCGAATATGAAGACATATGCAAAGTTATACAGTGA